One Polyangiaceae bacterium genomic window carries:
- a CDS encoding TldD/PmbA family protein — protein sequence MTAQNRLEQEITSLEELASDVVSRARKGGADVAEAIARSGSQLTTKVRLGEPELVEEASHRSLGMRVIKQGRVALTSTSDLTARGIDRFVKDALELVDISQEDPFAGPADPKLIASGPFLDLDLYDPKGGEVTAAEAVELARRGEQAARSADKRITNSEGATFSRTAGAFAIVLSGGFTGGYAGSYASLVVSPIADDADGKKRRGFHYTAKRHLDALDSPEDVGKEAARRTVRKLGARKVPTCEAPVVFDPDAARALLGLLSGAIMGSSIWRKSSYLLGREGTRVASDLVTIVDDPLVPRAPGSRPFDGEGLASRKNMVVRQGILESYLCDSYSGRKLSRPPTASASRGSGGGVGPSTSNFMLLPTGTRATDIVKTTARGLYVTEMMGFGYNPVTGDFSRGAAGFWIENGELVHPVSEVTISLNLDQLWQRVDAVGNDLDLRTATASPTLRVSSMTIAGS from the coding sequence ATGACCGCGCAAAACCGGCTCGAACAAGAGATCACCAGCCTCGAGGAACTTGCTAGCGACGTCGTTTCTCGCGCCCGCAAAGGCGGCGCCGACGTCGCCGAAGCCATCGCTCGATCAGGCTCGCAACTCACCACCAAGGTTCGTCTTGGCGAACCCGAGCTCGTCGAGGAAGCGTCGCACCGAAGCCTCGGCATGCGCGTCATCAAGCAAGGTCGCGTTGCGCTCACCTCGACCTCCGATTTGACCGCCCGCGGCATCGACAGGTTCGTCAAGGACGCCCTCGAGCTCGTCGACATCTCGCAAGAAGATCCGTTCGCCGGTCCCGCAGATCCAAAGCTCATCGCGAGCGGCCCCTTCCTCGACCTCGATCTCTACGATCCCAAGGGAGGCGAAGTGACGGCGGCGGAAGCGGTCGAGCTTGCTCGGCGCGGTGAACAAGCTGCACGCAGCGCGGACAAACGCATCACGAACAGCGAAGGCGCGACGTTCAGTCGCACGGCTGGCGCCTTCGCCATCGTTCTGTCGGGGGGTTTTACCGGGGGCTACGCTGGATCGTACGCGTCACTGGTCGTGTCGCCCATCGCCGACGACGCAGACGGCAAGAAGCGCCGCGGATTTCACTACACCGCGAAGCGTCATCTCGATGCGCTCGATTCACCCGAAGACGTCGGCAAAGAAGCTGCCCGTCGCACCGTTCGAAAGCTCGGCGCACGCAAAGTTCCCACGTGCGAAGCACCCGTCGTCTTCGATCCCGACGCGGCACGAGCGCTGCTCGGCCTCTTGTCCGGGGCGATCATGGGCAGCAGCATCTGGCGCAAATCGAGCTACTTGCTCGGTCGCGAAGGCACGCGCGTCGCGAGCGATCTCGTCACCATCGTCGACGATCCGCTCGTGCCGCGAGCACCAGGTTCACGTCCGTTCGATGGCGAAGGACTCGCATCGCGCAAGAACATGGTCGTGCGTCAAGGCATCCTCGAGAGTTACCTCTGCGACAGCTACAGCGGTCGCAAGCTTTCGCGCCCGCCGACTGCAAGTGCTTCACGAGGTAGCGGGGGAGGCGTCGGTCCTTCGACGTCCAACTTCATGCTTTTGCCCACGGGCACCCGCGCGACGGACATCGTCAAGACGACGGCGCGCGGGCTTTACGTCACGGAGATGATGGGATTTGGATACAACCCCGTGACAGGCGACTTTTCTCGTGGAGCAGCCGGTTTCTGGATCGAAAACGGCGAGCTCGTACATCCCGTCAGTGAAGTCACGATCAGCCTCAATCTCGATCAGCTCTGGCAGCGTGTCGACGCCGTGGGCAACGATCTGGATCTGCGCACGGCGACGGCGTCCCCCACGCTTCGCGTCTCGTCGATGACGATCGCGGGAAGCTGA
- a CDS encoding helix-turn-helix domain-containing protein: MAGVRGEKLLTASDLATLCEVDLKTIHNWVDRGRIAHFRTPGRHLRFRAADVAEFLRAWGYSVPRELARASARTGLVVGSKETVSHVTRALGDAMPLRDVKHPYDALVMAGADPPDVFIVDAKSVGADVDLERWLDALTRSCPDARLVVLSDEASEVPPFATHIARLDTQGLRALLLPEAPAPAAAAPAAPAAEQPPAAAVQGAEGLARAVGSR, translated from the coding sequence ATGGCCGGAGTACGGGGAGAGAAGTTGTTGACCGCGTCCGACCTTGCAACACTTTGCGAGGTCGACTTGAAAACCATCCATAACTGGGTGGATCGCGGCAGGATTGCGCATTTTCGGACGCCGGGCCGCCACTTGCGGTTTCGCGCGGCGGATGTTGCGGAATTCCTGCGAGCTTGGGGGTACAGCGTTCCGCGTGAGCTTGCGAGAGCGAGCGCACGAACGGGGCTCGTCGTGGGATCGAAGGAAACGGTTTCACATGTCACACGCGCGCTCGGTGACGCGATGCCGCTACGTGACGTGAAACATCCTTACGATGCGCTCGTCATGGCGGGCGCGGATCCACCGGACGTGTTCATCGTGGACGCCAAATCGGTCGGGGCCGACGTCGACCTCGAACGATGGCTCGATGCCCTCACTCGGTCTTGTCCTGATGCACGGCTCGTCGTGCTCAGCGACGAGGCATCGGAGGTCCCGCCGTTCGCGACGCACATCGCGCGGCTGGACACGCAGGGGCTGCGGGCGCTTCTGTTGCCCGAAGCACCGGCACCTGCTGCAGCAGCACCGGCTGCTCCGGCGGCGGAACAGCCGCCGGCTGCGGCAGTGCAAGGCGCCGAAGGTTTGGCGCGAGCGGTCGGGAGTCGCTGA
- a CDS encoding lamin tail domain-containing protein — MAHVVLNEVMANPIGPEPHQEWVELYNDGQADAALSGYRILDIGGETVLPEALLPPGQFAVVVNEKFVADDEIDVAPDPSAILVRVPSLGRSGLSNSGELLRLVHPEGHTISRFPALPKPKAGQSVSRRTPSAPDGVSSSFLISEPTPGLPNAVMADP; from the coding sequence ATGGCGCACGTGGTTTTGAATGAAGTGATGGCGAATCCGATAGGTCCGGAGCCACATCAGGAATGGGTAGAGCTCTACAATGATGGACAAGCGGACGCGGCATTGAGCGGTTATCGCATTCTCGACATTGGTGGGGAGACCGTCTTGCCGGAAGCACTACTTCCGCCGGGGCAATTTGCGGTCGTCGTGAACGAAAAGTTTGTCGCGGACGACGAGATTGACGTCGCCCCGGATCCTTCCGCCATATTGGTGCGTGTTCCATCGCTTGGAAGAAGCGGACTGAGCAATTCGGGCGAGCTACTTCGGCTCGTTCATCCGGAAGGGCATACCATTTCGAGATTTCCTGCGCTTCCCAAACCCAAGGCGGGTCAGAGTGTTTCGCGCCGAACCCCGAGCGCTCCAGATGGTGTTTCTTCGTCTTTCCTGATATCGGAACCAACGCCAGGATTGCCAAATGCAGTGATGGCAGACCCATGA
- a CDS encoding helix-turn-helix transcriptional regulator — protein MTPEDVKSLRAELDCTAKELATALGVEQETILAWERGELFPTKRFVTKMEALRSAGKSAIPRKPRKAAAATSPMAVLADPTTWRLIRKLVAHADLRREVLKLAENYPDPADESGGG, from the coding sequence ATGACCCCCGAGGACGTCAAAAGTCTGCGCGCAGAACTGGACTGCACGGCCAAAGAGCTCGCCACCGCCCTGGGCGTGGAGCAGGAAACCATTCTCGCTTGGGAACGGGGCGAGCTGTTTCCGACGAAGCGCTTCGTGACGAAAATGGAAGCGCTCCGGAGCGCCGGGAAGAGCGCCATCCCACGGAAGCCGCGAAAAGCAGCCGCAGCGACGTCGCCCATGGCGGTCCTTGCGGATCCGACAACGTGGCGGCTGATACGCAAACTCGTGGCCCACGCCGATTTGCGACGCGAAGTGCTGAAGCTAGCCGAGAACTACCCCGATCCGGCGGACGAATCGGGCGGTGGATGA
- the scpB gene encoding SMC-Scp complex subunit ScpB yields the protein MATDGGPKQRRPRKPLVVREREREPEELAPDSESPERLRRSAWSWFRKDELAAQDAPVEVEEPASEVPPAPAVSVADALEAVAEVVAHASPENVVERADVVTTEPPPGEGEDVAPPVEAPPAEAAPAEGSAEAPADAVKRKRGPRKKAKPEPVAWFRARAAAFFRARRQASADASVAGDDETTAPLEDATKTAGSVARAHLKGVLEALIFASEHPLSSRDLARSAKAEHRVVTSLLAELMDEYRGRGVRLDEVAGGYVFRTSPAFAPFVREHVAKKPVKMTRAQVETLAIIAYKQPITRPEVDEVRGVDSGAILKSLLERDLVRILGKKEEAGRPLLYGTTPQFLEFFGLKALGDLPTLREFTELTDESKRMYEREMGEEPLDPAVVLTNAQGSGTEGAPDGFGSTSGGLMGGEGEFRSPAAPSVNSQHIEEEGAADGTQDGQVAAEQGEAHMTNEHATEIDDLEVSALREEDEDEQDEDEDLDDEDEDEDDEDFDDEDEDEDDEDDEDDEDEDEDEDDEDEDEDDEDFDDEDEDDEDDEDDEDDEDDEDDEDEDDEE from the coding sequence ATGGCAACTGACGGCGGGCCGAAGCAACGGCGGCCTCGCAAGCCGCTCGTCGTGCGTGAGCGCGAACGCGAGCCGGAGGAGCTCGCGCCGGACAGCGAATCGCCTGAACGGCTACGGCGTAGCGCGTGGAGCTGGTTTCGGAAGGACGAACTCGCTGCGCAAGACGCGCCCGTCGAGGTGGAGGAGCCGGCGTCCGAAGTGCCGCCAGCACCAGCCGTTTCCGTTGCGGATGCGCTCGAAGCGGTCGCCGAGGTCGTTGCTCACGCTTCACCGGAAAACGTCGTCGAAAGAGCCGATGTGGTCACCACGGAGCCGCCTCCTGGCGAAGGCGAAGACGTTGCTCCACCGGTTGAAGCGCCGCCCGCGGAAGCTGCTCCGGCGGAAGGCTCCGCAGAAGCTCCAGCCGATGCCGTCAAGCGCAAACGTGGGCCGCGCAAGAAGGCGAAGCCCGAGCCCGTAGCTTGGTTTCGCGCTCGGGCGGCTGCGTTTTTCCGTGCACGAAGGCAGGCCTCCGCGGATGCATCCGTCGCGGGCGATGACGAAACGACGGCGCCGCTCGAAGACGCAACGAAGACGGCGGGGAGCGTTGCGCGCGCGCATTTGAAAGGCGTGCTCGAAGCTTTGATTTTCGCGTCGGAACATCCGCTGTCGTCGCGTGACTTGGCGCGATCGGCCAAAGCGGAACATCGCGTGGTCACGTCGCTGCTCGCCGAGTTGATGGACGAATACCGAGGTCGCGGGGTTCGGCTCGACGAAGTCGCCGGGGGCTATGTGTTCAGGACGAGCCCTGCATTTGCGCCGTTCGTGCGCGAGCATGTCGCCAAAAAGCCAGTCAAGATGACGCGAGCGCAGGTGGAGACATTGGCGATCATTGCGTACAAGCAGCCGATCACGAGACCGGAAGTCGACGAGGTGCGTGGTGTGGATTCAGGCGCGATCTTGAAGTCGCTACTCGAACGCGATCTCGTGCGCATCCTCGGCAAGAAAGAAGAAGCAGGGCGACCGCTGCTCTACGGCACGACCCCACAGTTTCTCGAATTCTTTGGCCTCAAAGCTCTTGGCGACCTGCCCACGCTTCGTGAATTCACCGAGCTGACCGACGAGTCGAAGCGCATGTACGAACGCGAGATGGGCGAAGAGCCGCTGGATCCGGCAGTCGTCTTGACGAACGCGCAAGGCTCCGGCACGGAGGGGGCTCCGGACGGGTTTGGATCGACGAGCGGAGGGCTGATGGGTGGCGAAGGAGAGTTCCGCTCTCCCGCTGCTCCGTCCGTTAATTCCCAACACATCGAAGAAGAAGGCGCAGCAGATGGAACCCAAGACGGCCAAGTCGCAGCAGAGCAAGGGGAGGCACACATGACGAACGAGCACGCAACCGAGATCGATGACCTCGAAGTAAGCGCTTTGCGCGAAGAGGACGAAGACGAACAAGACGAGGACGAAGATCTCGACGACGAGGACGAGGACGAAGACGACGAAGACTTCGACGACGAGGATGAGGACGAGGACGACGAAGACGACGAAGACGACGAGGACGAGGACGAAGACGAAGACGACGAGGATGAGGACGAAGACGACGAAGACTTCGACGATGAGGATGAGGACGACGAGGACGACGAGGACGACGAGGACGACGAGGACGACGAGGACGACGAGGACGAGGACGACGAGGAATAG
- a CDS encoding segregation/condensation protein A: MSKAKATAISSASARRTRTSASAAASVAAQKPAPEAAPHPETDQLNDSVYRVQLPSFEGPLDLLLHLIQQHELDILDIPVSFITQKYLEYLALMQSLTIDVASEYLVMAATLTHIKSKMLLPVVPAGQDGDGLPEEEVDPRAELVRRLLEYQKYKTAAAEIFERGTLGKDVFGRGIAEPVPEGPAPFAPVGVFALFDAFEKLLKRTNVKVDHEVVFDRITITDRIVELTERLSERRRCTFEDLILNDPTRQGAPLTRFDIVITFLAILEMARMKLLRVYQSDPLAPIHLEMTMSSEPKDDGDDAQGASGRADGLSEEAEPDVELGQTDGEPEQLRLFEDDDVEHGAEEAAAPVSGDSEVEDGN, translated from the coding sequence GTGAGCAAGGCCAAGGCAACAGCAATCAGCTCCGCGAGCGCTCGACGTACACGTACGTCCGCGTCGGCTGCTGCATCGGTCGCCGCACAAAAGCCTGCACCGGAAGCTGCACCGCACCCAGAGACCGATCAGCTCAACGATTCGGTCTACCGCGTCCAGCTCCCCTCGTTCGAAGGCCCGCTCGACCTGCTGCTCCACCTCATTCAGCAGCACGAGCTCGATATTCTCGATATTCCAGTGAGCTTTATCACGCAGAAGTACCTCGAGTACCTCGCGTTGATGCAGTCTCTGACGATCGACGTGGCAAGCGAATACCTCGTGATGGCGGCGACGTTGACGCACATCAAGTCGAAGATGCTCTTGCCGGTCGTGCCCGCGGGACAAGACGGTGACGGGCTGCCTGAAGAAGAAGTCGATCCGCGCGCGGAGCTCGTGCGGCGGCTGCTCGAGTACCAGAAGTACAAGACCGCTGCGGCGGAGATCTTCGAGCGAGGAACGCTGGGCAAGGACGTGTTCGGCCGCGGGATTGCAGAGCCTGTGCCCGAGGGGCCTGCGCCGTTTGCCCCCGTCGGAGTGTTCGCGCTTTTCGATGCGTTCGAAAAACTGCTGAAGCGCACGAACGTCAAGGTCGATCACGAAGTCGTCTTCGATCGCATCACGATCACCGATCGCATCGTCGAGCTCACGGAGCGACTGTCGGAACGCAGGCGATGCACGTTCGAAGATTTGATTTTGAACGATCCGACGCGGCAGGGAGCTCCACTCACGCGGTTCGACATCGTCATCACGTTCCTCGCCATTCTGGAGATGGCCAGGATGAAGCTCCTTCGGGTGTATCAGTCCGATCCTCTGGCGCCCATCCATTTGGAGATGACGATGTCGTCCGAGCCGAAGGACGATGGCGACGACGCGCAGGGTGCGTCGGGACGAGCGGACGGTTTGTCCGAGGAAGCAGAGCCCGATGTCGAGCTGGGACAAACCGATGGTGAACCCGAGCAGCTAAGGCTTTTCGAGGACGACGACGTGGAGCACGGGGCGGAAGAAGCGGCTGCACCAGTGAGTGGCGATTCCGAGGTCGAGGATGGCAACTGA